The genomic DNA AGCGCGCCACGAAGCAGAAGGTCGAACCGCTGACCCTGCCCAGCGTCGAAGAGCTGACGAACACTCGCGTCGAGAAGTTCACGAAGCGCATCGACGATGTGCTCGCGCAGACCGAACTCTCCGAACTCACCGACGTCATCGAGGCGTACTCTCTCTCCCGTGATGTGCCGGCGTCGAACATCGCCGCTGCACTGGCCTCCCTCGTCCTCGAGTCGAACACCCTCAAGGCCGAGCCGATGCCCGAACCGGCACGCCGTCAGGGCCGTGACCGTGACCGCGACGGTGGTCGTGACGGAGGCCGTCCGGGCCGTGGCGGACGTGCCCGTGACGAGAACATGACGACCTACCGTCTGGCTCTCGGCCGCAACGAGCGCCTGCAGCCGGGCGCCGTGGTCGGTGCGATCGCGAACGAAGGTGGAATCACCTCGAAGCAGATCGGCCATATCGACATCCGTTCGAACCACACGCTCGTCGACCTGCCCAAGGACCTCGACCCGTCGGTGCTGCGCAAGCTCTCCCACACCGAGATCCAGGGCCGTCCCATCGACATCCGTCCGGATTCCGGTCGCCCGGGACGCCCGTTCAAGAAGCGCAACTTCGACAAGCAGCCCGGTGACGGCCGCAACTTCCGGAACGATCGCCGAGGCGGCAAGAAGTTCGGCGGACGCGGCGACCGCTCCCGCGACCACTACTGAACCGATCGCGTCATGACCGTGACTCCCCCGGAGTCGCGAGAACGGTGACGCGCGGATCCGGCCGAAACCATGACGAGGGCCCCGCAGCAAGATGCTGCGGGGCCCTCGTCGTCAGCAGAGTGGAACGGGCCGGCCGAGCCTCAGAAGCCCGTGGAAGCTGCGACTCAGTCCTCAGCCTTCGCGTCAGGCAGAGGGCGTGTCCACGGCGCCGCCGAAGCGACGGTCACGGCGGGCGTACTCTTCGATCGCCGCCCACAGGGTGCGTCGGTCGACGTCGGGCCACAGCACATCCTGGAAGACCATCTCGGCGTAGGCGGACTGCCAGAGCAGGAAGTTCGAGGTCCGCTGCTCCCCCGACGATCGCATGAACAGATCGACGTCGGGCACGATGGGTGCGTAGAGGCGGGAGCGGACGGTCTTCTCCGAGACCTTGCCGGGCTTGAGCTTCCCTTCGGCCACCTCGGCGGTGATCTCATTGATCGCGTCGACGATCTCGGACCGTCCGCCGTAGTTGACGCAGAACTGGAGCACCAGGCCCGTGTTGCGCTTCGTCATCTCGGCGGCGGTCTCGAGCTCGTCGATGACCGAACGCCACAGGCGACCGCGCCGCCCGGACCACACGATGCGCACGCCGAGTGCGTTGAGCTCGTCGCGTCGGCGACGGATGACGTCGCGATTGAAGCCCATGAGGAATCGCACCTCTTCGGGTGAGCGCTTCCAGTTCTCGGTCGAGAACGCATACGCCGACAGATAGTCCACGCCGATCTCGATCGCGCCGTGGATGACGTCGAGCAGCGACGCCTCACCGGCCTTATGCCCTTCCGTGCGCGGCAGCCCCCGCTGGTTCGCCCACCGACCGTTGCCGTCCATGACGATCGCGACGTGCCTGGGCACGAACTTCGCGTCGATGCGCGGAGGTGTCACTCCGCTGGGGTGGGCCGGTGGTGCGGGGTAGCTCATGTGCTCTCCAGAACTCTCAGGGATCGGATATTGCGCTCGAGGTGCCACGAGACCCAGTCCGAGACCAGCTTCGACCCGTCGATCTGATCGTGCAGGTCTGAGGCCTCGGCCCGCTCCCAGTCACCGGACAGAAGCGCGGCCAGATGTTCGAGCGCATCGGTGTCGGGCAGCGCCGCCCCCGAGGGACGACAGTTCGTGCACACGGCCCCGCCCAGTGCTGCGGAGAACGCCCGGTGAGGTCCGGGGCTCCCGCACTGGGCGCAGTCGAGCAGGCTCGGTGCCCACCCGGCCACGGACATCGCGCGCAGCAGGTACGCATCCAGCGACAGCCTCGGCGGGTGTTCGCGATTGCACAGCGAGCGGATCGCGGACACGAGGAGGAGGAAATGCGTGCGCGACTGGGGCTCGGCTTCGGTGATGCTGCGTGCCGTCTCGGCCATCACCGAGGCGGCCGAATAGACATCGAAGTCTGTGGCGATTCCGCGGGCGAAGGGTTCGATGAGTTCGACCTGGGTGACGATGTCGAGGCTGCGGCCGACATGGCATTGCAGATCGACGAGCATAAAGGGTTCGAGGCGGGAGCCGAACCGCGATTTCGTCCGTCGCACCCCCTTCGCGACCGCGCGGATGAGACCATGGCTGCGAGTGAGCACGGTGACGATGCGGTCGGCTTCGCCGAGCTTGTGCCCGCCGAGCACGATGCCTTCATCACGATAGTTGTGCACTGGCCCATTATCGCTCAAGCGCGGCGGGGAATCATCCCGCCGCGCTTAGGCGACTGCTGTGAGTTCGACCGCGCAGCTTCAGTTCTGGCGGTCGCGAGCGGCTCGGTTGACGGCTGAGACGACGGCCTTGAGCGAGGCTTTCGTGATGTTCGGGTGCAGTCCGGCGCCCCACACGACGCGGTCCTCGACCGCGAGTTCGACATAGGCGGCAGCGTTGGTGTCAGCGCCGGAGCCGATGGCGTGCTCGGAGTAGTCCTGGAGTCGCACGTCGACGTCGAACTGGTCGATGAGGATCTTCACCAGCGCGTCGATCGGTCCGTTGCCGCGTCCTTCGTAGGTGCGTTCCTGACCGTCGACGATGAGGTCGACCTCGATTCGCTCTGCCGATGAGCCGCCACCGTCGACATTGCCCGATTCCGTGCGCAGGCCGACGATCTGGAAGCGGCCCCATGCTTTCTCTGGGTCTTCGGCGGGCAGGTATTCGTAGTTGAAGATGCGGCGGATCTCCTCGGCAGAGACCTCGCCGCCGGCTTCGGTGTGCTGCTGCACGGCGCGGGAGAATTCGACCTGCATCCGACGCGGCAGGTCGAGTCCGTACTCGCTCTTGAGCAGGTAGGTCACTCCGCCCTTGCCGGACTGCGAGTTCACACGGATGATGGCCTCGTAGCTGCGGCCGAGGTCCTTCGGGTCGACCGGCAGGTAGGGCATGTCCCATTCCATGAGGTCGACGGGGGTGCCCTGGGCGTTCGCCTTCTTCTCACGGTCGGCGAAGGCCTTGTTGATCGCGTCCTGGTGCGAGCCCGAGAACGAGGTGAAGACGAGGTCGCCTCCGTAGGGGTGACGTTCGTGCACACCAATCTGGTTGCATTCGGTGACGGTGTGGATGACCTCGTCGATATCGGAGAAGTCGAGCTCCGGGTCGATGCCCTGCGTGTACAGGTTGAGGGCGACCGTGACGAGATCGAGGTTGCCGGTGCGCTCACCGTTGCCGAACAGGCAGCCTTCGATGCGGTCGGCGCCGGCCATCATTCCCATCTCCGCAGCGGCCACGCCGGTGCCCCGGTCGTTGTGCGGGTGCAGGGACACGGCCACTTCGTCGCGGTAGGGCATATTGCGGCAGAACCATTCGATTTGGTCCGCGTAGGTGTTCGGTGTGCCGCGTTCGACCGTGGCAGGCAGGTTGACGACCGTCTCGCGGCCGGCTGCCGGCTGCCACATGTCGAGGACGCTCCCGACAATGTCGAGGGCGAACTCGGGTTCGGTGTCGACGAAGATCTCCGGCGAATACTGGTAGCCGAAGTCCGCGTCGGACAGCAGAGTCTCGGCGTGCTTCATCACAGCCTGAGTGCCCTGCAATGCGATATCGCGAGTCTGGTCGAAGCCGTCTCCGTCGAAGCCGAAGACGACCTTGCGGAAGACCGGTGCAGTTGCGTTGTAGAGGTGCACGGTGGGCATCTTCGCGCCGACGAGGGATTCGACAGTGCGTTCGATGAGGTCCTCACGAGCTTGCGTGAGCACGGAGATCCGGACGTCATCGGGAATCGCGTCCTGTTCGATGATCTCGCGGACGAAGTCGAAGTCGACCTGGCTGGCGGCCGGGAACCCGACCTCGATCTCCTTGAAGCCGAGACCCACGAGCAGATCGAACATCTTGCGTTTGCGGTCCGGGGTCATCGGATCGATGAGCGCCTGGTTGCCGTCGCGCAGATCGGTGCTCAGCCAGCGAGGTGCCTTGCTGATGATCTGGTCGGGCCAGGTGCGATCGCGCATATCCAACGCGATGCGGTCCTGGAACGACTTGTACTTGCCGAACGGCATGGGAGAAGGCTTCTGCAGTTTCATTGTTCCTCTAACTTAAGTTTCTCAGCGCTTGACCAGCATACGAGGACTCCGCGACGAGCGTGCTGTCCGTTCAGGACTCGTCGCGGCAAGGAAGGAGGAGGAACCTATGAGCCACACGATTACCGTAGTCCCCCTTCCGCGATCCGTCCGAATCCCGTCCACATCCTAAGATCGCCGAGGCGGCTCCCGGCTCCTACTTGAGGAAGTCGACCGAGGCGCGGCGGACGTTGAATCCGACTCCGGTGTCGTCGGATTTGCAGGTCATGCCCTCTTCGCTGGAGGTGCAGGTCATCCCCGCCGCGGAGATCGAATCCCCGTAGCCGAGGACGCGTGCCGGGCCGTTGCTCTCGGGGGCCTCGACGCAGGAGAAGCCTGAGCCTTCCTTGTTCGCCACGACGATGGAGCCCCAGTCGTCGAGCTTGCAGTCGTCGGGCTTCTCCGGTGGTGAGTACTCGTAGTCCTTGATCACGCAGCGCGCTCGTTCGGAGTCGATGGTGCAGGTGATATTCCCCGACGGGGATGTGAAGGTCTCTTCGGCGACGGGAGCCTTCGAGCTGCCCGAATCGGACGGCTCGGGATCATCGGTCTGACCGATCGACGGTTCGTCCGTGGGCCCGACGGTGGTGGTGTCATCACCCTGGGTGGAGTCCCAGACGATATAGCCGACGATGCCGAGGGCAAGGATGAGCGCGATGGCAGCGAGCACCCACAGCCACGCGGGGACCTTCTTCGTATCATTTCGCCGACCATAGGGGTCGTGCGGGCCGCCGGGACCGGCAGGACCGCCGGGACCGGCAGGACCGCCCGGCGCATAGCCGGCGGCATATCCGGCTGGTGCGGCAGCGTAAGCGGGAACGTGTCCGGCCTGTCCGTATCCGGGCCCGCGGGCGACCGGTGCCGGGCTGAGCGTGATCGGGTCCCGCCGGCGACTGCACCGGCCCGGCGGGCTGCGGCTGAGATGCTGCGGCCCGACCGGCGGCACCGAACTCTCCGCCCCACTGCCCCTGGTGCGGGTGAGGATCTCCCTGATGCGGGTGGGATTCGGGCTGCTGCGAATGCGGATCGGCTCGGTGTGCATCAGCAGGCGCCGGCTGCGAGCCGGGCAGCGGGTTCCACTGTTTCGGAGCCGAGGGAGCCTCGGCAGCGGCGATATCGTCGGAGTTCACCTTGCGCGGCGCGGCCGGCAGCCCTCCCGTCTGATACCCATCGGCGGCGGCCAGTCCGCGCAGCTCTTCGAGGCTGAGCACCTCGGTGGCATCGGTGCCGTCGGATTCGACCATCGACCGCAGCCTCTGCAGTTCTGCAGGAGTGAGTGCTTGGGTGGAGCCATCAGCGACCGCGGACTCATCCTCGCCGATGAACAACTGGGTTGTGATCGACTCCGGAGACTCCTCGGCCGGCTTCCGACGCCCGGGGCGCGGAGGATGGTTCGGCACAGGTGGAATGCTCATGGTGTCATTTTCGCATAGTCGCTACCGGCGAGTTCTCATGCTTCGTGAGATGATGGCCTCATGTCCGATGGAGTCCTCCGGCGCGCGGGAGTGCCCGCGCTTCTCGCCTGCGCTCTGCTGGTGCCCGCCTGCGGGGCCGATGTCGACGACGGCACGGACGATCCCTCGGCGGCCGAGTCCGCCGGCTTCGCCGCTCCGGCACAGCAGACGAGCTTCGGTGATTTCGCTGCCCCGACCCAGGACTCCCCCACCAGCACCGACTCCGATTCGACGGCAACCGATCAGGCCGGCGCCGAGGCGACCGGACCGGTCCACCCCGTCCCTGTCCCCGGTCTGGCGAAGGAGTTCACCGACCAGATCCCGGCAGAGACCTCGCAGGTCCTCGTCGCGACCTCGCCGACAGCCGCTTCGGAGAAGTCGAGCCTGAGCTTCTATGAGTTCACGGACAAGAAATGGAAGAAGCTCAAGACCTTCGACACCCACAACGGCTCCAAAGGATGGCTGAAGGATCGCCGCGAGGGCGATAAGACCACCCCGATCGGAGTGTTCACACTCAGCGACGCGGGCGGTTTCAAGGCGAACCCGGGCACCGACCTGCCGTACACCCAGGACAATCGTCTGCCCTCCTCGGCGACGGTGGCCTATGGGGCGGACTACGAATCGGTCTTCGACTACATCATCGCCATCGACTACAACCGCAGACCCGGCACTCCGCCGACGGACAAGACCCGACCGATGGGCTGGGACAAGGGCGGCGGAATCTGGCTGCACCTCGACCACGGTTCCGGCACGAACGGCTGCGTCACCCTCGACGAGGCGGACCTCAAGTGGATCATGCGCACGATCGATCCGGACGCTCACCCGCGCATCGCCATGGGGCCGGCACCCGAAGTCAAGAAATAGCAGAGCCGAAGAAGCAGAAGAGCAGGAACCCGTGCGCCGTCTCATCCTCTCCCTCGTCCAGTCGATCAACGGATCCTTCGCCGAGAACGGCTGGTCGACCGGGGTGTCCACGGACGCCGACTTCCGGCGCTTCCTCGCCCTGCGACGCAGCGCGAATGCGATCATCGTCGACCGCCGCACCGCGCTGAATCCGCAGCTGCCCGTCATCAACGCCGCAGGCAAAACGCTGGAGCACACCCCCGTACACGTGCTCACCGAGTCCGATCCGACGGCCCTGCAGAGCGAGCTCGACGCCCACGGCCTCGACTATCGTGCCCAGCACTTCACAGCAGACACGATCACCGAGGTGGCTGCCTCACTGCCGACGGCCCCCTCCCCCGAATCGCTGCGGTCCCGCTCCGAAAAGTCATCCACGGGAGGGGGTGAGGCCTGCCCCGGGAACGACTCGGCACCACCCGGCGAGGAGGTGCTGCTGTGCGAATCGGGTCCGAACCTCGCTTTCCGGCTGCTCGCGCACTATCCGGACGCCGAACTGCATCTGAGCGTGAGCCCGCTCTATATCCGCACCCCCGGCAGCCACTTCTCCGAGCTCGAGGCAAAGATCGATCTGCGCCTCATCGATGTGAGCACCGAGGACGACCAGGTCTTCCTCCGCTACACCCGCGCCTGAGCCGGAGCAGTCAGCCAGCAGAGGTCCCAGCGTTCGCGTGGATCTCGGTGCTCACCTCGAAGCGATCGGGTGAGTCAAGCATCGCGGTGAGGGCATCGGCCACCTCGGCGAGATGGACGGTTTCGACTCCCCCGGACAGGTCATTGCGATCATCGCCGCCGATCGGAGCCATGATCCGCAGCTCGCGGAAGGCCACGCTCGTCGATTCCGCTGCGGCGACTTCGATGAGCATCTTCTGCGCGGCGCCGAAGACGCTGATCGCCCCGGACCCGGCCAGCGCCTCGACGCTGGCGACACCGTTGAGGGCCAGATGGACGAACCGCGTGGAGTCCGGTCCTGCATCCGTTGACCGGCCAGACACCTGACCGGTTGAACGCTCAGTTGACGAACCGACTGCCTCCGACCGTTCAGTGGCCAGAGACTGCGAGAGCGCACAGGCCGTGAAGTGCCCGCGCAGATATGAGTCATAGTCCGCATCGAACTTCCCCAGCCCCCGGTCGAGCACCGCTTCGTCGATATACCACCCGCCGATGGCGGCGATGACGGCATCGACCGGAGGCCGGCCGGCGGAGGCGAGCGCCGAGGTGACCGCCTCCGGTTCGTCCACCCAGTCCGGCACGATCAGCGGTTCATACGCCGTCTCCGTTGTCGGGCGTTGGCGCACGATCCCGGTGACCGTGTGGTGCGGACTGAGCAGACGGGCGAGACCGGTGCCGACGTGGCCGGAGGCGCCGAGGAGGAGGATGTGCATGTGGGCAGTCTATGTCCCTTGCTCTTCAGGTTCCTCCCTCTTCGGTCCCCGGCCGCCTCCACGGAGGAGAGCGCTATTTGCGGGTGTGGACCTTGATGCCGGTCTTCTTCGTATAGGTCATATATCCGCGTTCGAAGTTCTGGCGTTTGACACCGTTCTTCACGGTCCGGTCAGCGGTCGGCAGACCGAGCTTACTGCGTTCATAGCCCAGCTTCTTCCACTTCGTGAGGAAGCCTCCGTAGATGACGTCGCTGCCTGTCTGCGGTGACCAGGTGATCATTCCGGAGTGGAATCTCTGGTATCGAGCGCTCTTCCGGTATTTGAAGGTCTGCTTATCGCTGCTGGGGAACCCGAGGGCGCCTTTCTCATACTTCACTCGCTTGTAGGCGACACGGATCTGGCCCTTGGTGAGGAAGTGCGCACCGGTCGATTTCGACCAATACACGGTGCCCTTGGCGAACGACTGGTAGGCACCATTCGGGTTCTTCAGCTTCTTCTCCGAGCCGACCGGTTTGCCGGTCTTTCCCGCGTTCTTCTGATAGTACGAACCGATTGCGCCCTTCGTCGGGTACGTCTTCGGCTTCGGTGCCGGTTTCGGTGCCGGACTCTTGGTGGGCGCCTTCGTCGGTGGTGGGGTCAGCTCAGCCACCAGTGCTTTGGCTCCCGTGCGGATGCTGCCGAGCTTGTTGTAGAACGCGAGTCCCGGGCATTCGGTGTAGCTCGTGTCCCGGTGTCCGGCGACGACGTTGAGGCTGACCTTCTTGCCGAGGGCGTACTTGCTCGTGCCGCCCCCACCGGAGGTCAAGGTCATCTTCCCGGTGGGGTTGAAGCCGTACTGCCCTGCTTTCCACGCGACGAGGCGCTTGACCGAGGTCTGTGCTGCCGAACTCGGAGCCGCCGACGAATAGGTGCCGAGCACGCTGATGCCGATGGTCCATGAATTGAACCCGGAGGCGTGAGCTCCGGTCACTGCCTTGTCCAGGCTGCCGGCACGGCCCTCGTACATGGTGCCGTATTTGTCGACGAGGAAGTTGTACCCGAGGTCGCACCACCCGCGGTTCTGCGTGTGGAAGGCGAGGTAACCGCGGATGATCGCCGGTGCCTGTGCTTTCGAGTACGAGTTCGAACCCGCTGTGTGGTGGATGAACACGCCCTTGGCCGACGACGTCTTGTCCGTGGCGCAGCGGACGAGCTTCTCATCGGCACCCCACTGTTTGCGGGTGACGATCTTAGCCCGCAGATCCTTGGCCGAGATCTGCGCGTCGACTGCCGGTCCCGTGGCCGAATGCGTGCTCACTCCCCCAGGGGACTTCGCGACCTGTGCGTCAGCCTTCGTGACTGCAGTGGAAACCTGGGTGATCTGCAGATCATCGGTATCAGCCTGCTTGTCTGCGGCGCGCACCTCGACAGCGTCCGAATCGAGCACCGGAAGGGCAACGGACTGCGACTGGTGTGAGGCAGCGGGAATCTGAGCGGCCTCTGCGGAAACGGCGTCGGGGCCTCCCTCGTCATCGGTCGGCAGGCTCTCCCACGCCGACCATCCGTTGCCGTCGCGAGTGCGGATTTCGAGTTCGGGATCTTCTCCTTCCCACGTGGCACCGATGATCGTAACGTCGGAGGAATCGACTGGCAGAGTCGTGACCTCATCAGTCTGGGCATCGACGGTCCTCTCGGAGGGAGTGCCGTCGGAGGGAGTGCCGTCGGCGGCAGAAGCGCCGGGCGTGTTCGTGGGAGTTCCCGGTGTGGCGGCGAGCGCCGGTCCCGATAGGGTTGCAGTGAGGAGAATTCCGGTGAGTGCCGAGGCGAGGAATGGCAACGGTTTCATCAGTTATGGTCCTTGAGGTCGTCCATGA from Brevibacterium sp. JSBI002 includes the following:
- a CDS encoding isoprenyl transferase, encoding MSYPAPPAHPSGVTPPRIDAKFVPRHVAIVMDGNGRWANQRGLPRTEGHKAGEASLLDVIHGAIEIGVDYLSAYAFSTENWKRSPEEVRFLMGFNRDVIRRRRDELNALGVRIVWSGRRGRLWRSVIDELETAAEMTKRNTGLVLQFCVNYGGRSEIVDAINEITAEVAEGKLKPGKVSEKTVRSRLYAPIVPDVDLFMRSSGEQRTSNFLLWQSAYAEMVFQDVLWPDVDRRTLWAAIEEYARRDRRFGGAVDTPSA
- the recO gene encoding DNA repair protein RecO, which encodes MHNYRDEGIVLGGHKLGEADRIVTVLTRSHGLIRAVAKGVRRTKSRFGSRLEPFMLVDLQCHVGRSLDIVTQVELIEPFARGIATDFDVYSAASVMAETARSITEAEPQSRTHFLLLVSAIRSLCNREHPPRLSLDAYLLRAMSVAGWAPSLLDCAQCGSPGPHRAFSAALGGAVCTNCRPSGAALPDTDALEHLAALLSGDWERAEASDLHDQIDGSKLVSDWVSWHLERNIRSLRVLEST
- the leuA gene encoding 2-isopropylmalate synthase, whose translation is MKLQKPSPMPFGKYKSFQDRIALDMRDRTWPDQIISKAPRWLSTDLRDGNQALIDPMTPDRKRKMFDLLVGLGFKEIEVGFPAASQVDFDFVREIIEQDAIPDDVRISVLTQAREDLIERTVESLVGAKMPTVHLYNATAPVFRKVVFGFDGDGFDQTRDIALQGTQAVMKHAETLLSDADFGYQYSPEIFVDTEPEFALDIVGSVLDMWQPAAGRETVVNLPATVERGTPNTYADQIEWFCRNMPYRDEVAVSLHPHNDRGTGVAAAEMGMMAGADRIEGCLFGNGERTGNLDLVTVALNLYTQGIDPELDFSDIDEVIHTVTECNQIGVHERHPYGGDLVFTSFSGSHQDAINKAFADREKKANAQGTPVDLMEWDMPYLPVDPKDLGRSYEAIIRVNSQSGKGGVTYLLKSEYGLDLPRRMQVEFSRAVQQHTEAGGEVSAEEIRRIFNYEYLPAEDPEKAWGRFQIVGLRTESGNVDGGGSSAERIEVDLIVDGQERTYEGRGNGPIDALVKILIDQFDVDVRLQDYSEHAIGSGADTNAAAYVELAVEDRVVWGAGLHPNITKASLKAVVSAVNRAARDRQN
- a CDS encoding DUF6636 domain-containing protein translates to MHTEPIRIRSSPNPTRIREILTRTRGSGAESSVPPVGPQHLSRSPPGRCSRRRDPITLSPAPVARGPGYGQAGHVPAYAAAPAGYAAGYAPGGPAGPGGPAGPGGPHDPYGRRNDTKKVPAWLWVLAAIALILALGIVGYIVWDSTQGDDTTTVGPTDEPSIGQTDDPEPSDSGSSKAPVAEETFTSPSGNITCTIDSERARCVIKDYEYSPPEKPDDCKLDDWGSIVVANKEGSGFSCVEAPESNGPARVLGYGDSISAAGMTCTSSEEGMTCKSDDTGVGFNVRRASVDFLK
- a CDS encoding L,D-transpeptidase family protein, which gives rise to MSDGVLRRAGVPALLACALLVPACGADVDDGTDDPSAAESAGFAAPAQQTSFGDFAAPTQDSPTSTDSDSTATDQAGAEATGPVHPVPVPGLAKEFTDQIPAETSQVLVATSPTAASEKSSLSFYEFTDKKWKKLKTFDTHNGSKGWLKDRREGDKTTPIGVFTLSDAGGFKANPGTDLPYTQDNRLPSSATVAYGADYESVFDYIIAIDYNRRPGTPPTDKTRPMGWDKGGGIWLHLDHGSGTNGCVTLDEADLKWIMRTIDPDAHPRIAMGPAPEVKK
- a CDS encoding NAD(P)-dependent oxidoreductase, which codes for MHILLLGASGHVGTGLARLLSPHHTVTGIVRQRPTTETAYEPLIVPDWVDEPEAVTSALASAGRPPVDAVIAAIGGWYIDEAVLDRGLGKFDADYDSYLRGHFTACALSQSLATERSEAVGSSTERSTGQVSGRSTDAGPDSTRFVHLALNGVASVEALAGSGAISVFGAAQKMLIEVAAAESTSVAFRELRIMAPIGGDDRNDLSGGVETVHLAEVADALTAMLDSPDRFEVSTEIHANAGTSAG
- a CDS encoding N-acetylmuramoyl-L-alanine amidase; the protein is MKPLPFLASALTGILLTATLSGPALAATPGTPTNTPGASAADGTPSDGTPSERTVDAQTDEVTTLPVDSSDVTIIGATWEGEDPELEIRTRDGNGWSAWESLPTDDEGGPDAVSAEAAQIPAASHQSQSVALPVLDSDAVEVRAADKQADTDDLQITQVSTAVTKADAQVAKSPGGVSTHSATGPAVDAQISAKDLRAKIVTRKQWGADEKLVRCATDKTSSAKGVFIHHTAGSNSYSKAQAPAIIRGYLAFHTQNRGWCDLGYNFLVDKYGTMYEGRAGSLDKAVTGAHASGFNSWTIGISVLGTYSSAAPSSAAQTSVKRLVAWKAGQYGFNPTGKMTLTSGGGGTSKYALGKKVSLNVVAGHRDTSYTECPGLAFYNKLGSIRTGAKALVAELTPPPTKAPTKSPAPKPAPKPKTYPTKGAIGSYYQKNAGKTGKPVGSEKKLKNPNGAYQSFAKGTVYWSKSTGAHFLTKGQIRVAYKRVKYEKGALGFPSSDKQTFKYRKSARYQRFHSGMITWSPQTGSDVIYGGFLTKWKKLGYERSKLGLPTADRTVKNGVKRQNFERGYMTYTKKTGIKVHTRK